A genomic window from Punica granatum isolate Tunisia-2019 chromosome 2, ASM765513v2, whole genome shotgun sequence includes:
- the LOC116197218 gene encoding F-box protein SKIP16-like, with protein MELEAVGDLALQIILSKLGSENVGRVACVSKKLQLSASEDPLWSKFCSDELGLSSPLDPLGDPVPSFKEAYKRWREAFRMYPWPLVKRVKRCWDKIENWLSTNFPEAKATLRRGASEADLHEVEEVLKVKLPLPTRILYRVHDGQEITDDEPTARTGRPAGLLGLIGGYAFYGHRVNVYLLPLSQVVLETSHMVRHLGFVTRSQTIVVASSHSIREKLFFLNCRNGQLYVGTRNLPIDGEMMPCVPNRLLKPVHDLKDDPKQDGMLLWLEEHGRRLQSGIIKLREEGKLRSISQYPEEPPLCTTATTNGITVRGSAVFVPEFASPQEDEEKYLFSYSIRMSLLPEGCFLNGNHFTTCQLQWRHWIIRANDALVDDVNGEGVIGQFPLLRPGDKEFVYESCSYQSSSRGSIEGSFTFVPGRLTEPKGSPFRVEVARIPFELPEYIF; from the exons atggAGCTGGAAGCGGTGGGGGATTTGGCTCTGCAGATCATCCTGTCCAAATTAGGGTCGGAGAATGTCGGCAGAGTGGCTTGCGTCAGCAAGAAGCTGCAGCTCTCCGCTTCCGAGGACCCCCTCTGGTCCAAGTTCTGCTCCGACGAGCTCGGTCTCTCTTCTCCTCTCGATCCCCTCGGCGACCCCGTCCCTTCTTTCAAG GAAGCTTATAAGAGATGGCGAGAAGCTTTTCGTATGTACCCTTGGCCCCTCGTCAAGCGAGTAAAGAGATGCTGGGACAAGATAGAGAATTGGTTATCTACAAATTTCCCGGAGGCAAAGGCCACACTTCGTAGAGGTGCATCTGAAGCTGATCTACACGAGGTCGAGGAGGTTTTGAAAGTTAAATTGCCTCTTCCGACCAGAATCCTCTACCGTGTCCATGATGGTCAGGAAATCACTGATGATGAACCTACTGCTAGAACTGGAAGGCCTGCTGGTTTGCTGGGCCTTATAGGTGGATACGCTTTTTATGGCCACCGGGTTAATGTCTACTTATTACCGTTAAGTCAAGTGGTTCTGGAAACAAGCCACATGGTACGCCACCTGGGCTTTGTCACTAGATCTCAAACTATCGTTGTGGCTTCTTCGCACTCAATAAGAGAAAAACTCTTCTTCCTCAACTGTAGAAATGGTCAACTATATGTTGGGACCAGGAATCTTCCGATAGATGGTGAAATGATGCCATGTGTACCGAATAGACTCTTGAAGCCTGTACACGATTTGAAAGATGATCCGAAGCAGGATGGTATGTTATTGTGGCTGGAAGAGCACGGCCGTCGGTTGCAGAGTGGTATCATCAAACTGCGTGAAGAAGGAAAGCTTAGAAGTATTTCTCAGTACCCAGAGGAGCCTCCTCTCTGTACCACTGCCACAACTAATGGTATCACG GTTCGGGGTTCAGCTGTATTTGTCCCAGAGTTTGCTAGCCCGCAAGAAGACGAGGAGAAATACCTTTTCTCTTATTCAATTCGCATGTCCCTCCTACCTGAAGGATGCTTCTTAAATGGAAATCACTTCACCACTTGCCAGCTGCAGTGGAGACATTGGATAATCCGTGCCAATGATGCTTTAGTTGATGATGTTAATGGAGAAGGTGTGATCGGACAG TTCCCTCTTTTGCGTCCGGGTGATAAAGAGTTTGTCTATGAGAGCTGCTCATATCAGTCATCTTCTAGAGGATCAATTGAAGGTTCCTTTACTTTTGTCCCTGGCAG